In Planctomycetia bacterium, one DNA window encodes the following:
- a CDS encoding ABC transporter permease codes for MSGKVWVVAGREYRVSVRSKSFVVAILLMPVFMFGGIGVQLLMEDRVDTDTKQVAVVDRSGKLFETLATAAEQYNAQEVYRSRMDRNTSAGQETSGSAAPRKQVRSKIALQQVAPAKDREAQRLELSDRVRNKELFAIIEIGADILNPEGGADPGIMYYSNSPTYEDIQRWLRRVVSDRVREVRLAQAGIDQKLVERAMTPPSIESLGLVTRGEGGKVESAKQVNQLQTFMVPFGLVMLMWVAVMMATQPLLHGAIEEKMQRISEVLLGSVRPFDLMLGKLIGFVGMALTLIGVYSIGIYFVARHFDALDLVPIAMLGWFVVYLSLAILMFGSLFLAVGACCNDLREAQNLVMPIMLVMVLPLMALGTVLRFPSSQFSTVLSLIPFATPMVMMVRQAVPPGVPIWQPMVGVIGTLLTTLLCVWAAGRIFRVGLLMQGKPPKLTDLAKWAIRG; via the coding sequence ATGAGCGGCAAGGTGTGGGTCGTGGCCGGCCGGGAGTACCGCGTCAGCGTGCGCAGCAAATCGTTCGTCGTGGCGATCTTGCTGATGCCGGTGTTCATGTTCGGCGGCATCGGCGTGCAGCTTCTGATGGAGGATCGCGTCGATACCGACACGAAGCAGGTCGCGGTGGTGGATCGATCGGGCAAGCTGTTTGAAACGCTGGCGACTGCGGCGGAGCAGTACAACGCGCAGGAGGTGTACCGCTCGCGCATGGATCGTAACACCTCGGCCGGACAGGAGACGTCCGGCAGCGCAGCGCCACGCAAGCAGGTTCGCTCGAAAATTGCGTTGCAGCAGGTGGCGCCGGCGAAGGATCGGGAGGCGCAACGGCTGGAGCTGTCGGATCGCGTACGCAACAAGGAGCTGTTCGCGATCATTGAGATCGGCGCGGACATCCTGAATCCCGAGGGCGGCGCGGACCCGGGCATCATGTATTATTCGAATTCGCCGACCTATGAAGACATTCAGCGCTGGCTGCGGCGGGTCGTGAGCGATCGGGTGCGCGAGGTGCGCCTGGCGCAGGCGGGGATCGATCAGAAGCTCGTCGAGCGCGCCATGACGCCGCCGTCGATCGAAAGCCTCGGCCTCGTGACGCGCGGCGAGGGCGGAAAGGTCGAGTCCGCCAAGCAGGTAAACCAACTGCAAACGTTCATGGTGCCGTTCGGCCTCGTCATGCTGATGTGGGTGGCCGTGATGATGGCGACGCAGCCGCTGCTGCATGGCGCGATCGAGGAGAAGATGCAGCGCATCTCCGAGGTGCTGCTCGGCAGCGTGCGGCCGTTCGATCTGATGCTCGGGAAGCTGATCGGGTTCGTCGGCATGGCGTTGACGCTGATCGGCGTCTATTCGATCGGCATCTATTTTGTCGCTCGGCACTTTGACGCGCTGGATCTCGTACCGATTGCGATGCTCGGCTGGTTCGTTGTGTACCTGTCGCTGGCGATCCTCATGTTCGGATCGCTGTTCCTGGCGGTCGGGGCCTGTTGCAACGACCTGCGCGAGGCGCAGAACCTCGTCATGCCGATCATGCTGGTGATGGTGCTGCCTCTGATGGCGCTGGGGACGGTCCTGCGTTTTCCCAGCAGCCAGTTCTCGACGGTCCTGTCCCTGATCCCATTCGCCACCCCGATGGTCATGATGGTGCGTCAGGCGGTGCCGCCCGGCGTGCCGATCTGGCAACCGATGGTCGGCGTCATCGGCACGCTGCTTACGACCTTGCTTTGCGTGTGGGCGGCGGGGCGCATCTTCCGCGTCGGACTGCTCATGCAGGGCAAACCGCCGAAGCTGACGGACCTCGCAAAATGGGCGATTCGCGGTTAG
- a CDS encoding CRTAC1 family protein, whose product MRRWNATSLKVFLPHIGLVFVVPGIACQPLQSVRHAEGTVHANAGGESMASAVESVERAERLAEKGSDLPSALADGWISEVQAEAAVAQLRRLGDVLAATGTISPDAEGEFFDRCLLPPLRPEPRITTALRGVRVERFRGRPESIGRTPPGAAFEAFLAPHQAGDGNVREVNQNEATTRAKAQRQGHDARDSDGNPFLRFDFRVAGIISNSPTDFATDVIVRVGSGAGSSRVQQNARWAVSWVWEAEAENRERETGNGKQVTEAGDRLPRTAAPRIVSILVMEYDELRADRAMLTFSPQFESSKDPVGASGAQPRSRSPRLRGHGIAIGDVNGDGLEDVFVATGAGQANRLLLQQADGSVRDSARESGVDWTDDAGGVLLIDWDNDGDADLVAATGATIVFYENDGRGRFTLRHAHLGAGPGRFGSLAAADFDLDGDLDVYACRSIDWLGEGPAPQPLFDASNGPADVLLRNDGPRGFSDVTAAVGLDAGRHRFSTAAAWADYDGDGDADLFVASEFASGRLFRNDGGRFVDVTAKSGLDFAAIGRAACWADFDGDGDLDLFEGNVFSPEGSRIVFQPRFMEGCDPASRVAMQRLPQGNALYLNQGNGTFLNRADESGVRIGGWTSGATPIDVNGDGLEDLIVTNGLVSGTRDEDVSNSFWRRVAPVLGDPARTAEGPRAWVDLKRWLHGGIGWAGREQPTVFLNLGSGQFCDASMLVEGNCPPGGAVAAVDWDRDYDLDIWVNNGSETGARLVRNERSGACRFVSLRLIGERCNRDAIGARVSAVVGGRQLVRTVEAGSGRLSQSSLWVHIGLGETEQIDELTISWPDARPPGTTGSKSRYENLKSGRYMIRQGETPLPAR is encoded by the coding sequence ATGCGCCGATGGAACGCAACCAGCCTGAAGGTCTTTCTCCCGCACATCGGGCTTGTATTCGTCGTGCCCGGTATCGCCTGCCAGCCGTTGCAATCGGTGCGGCACGCCGAGGGAACGGTCCATGCGAACGCCGGCGGCGAATCCATGGCTTCAGCCGTCGAATCCGTTGAACGCGCAGAGCGGCTCGCGGAAAAAGGCTCCGATCTGCCAAGCGCCCTTGCCGATGGCTGGATCAGCGAAGTGCAGGCCGAGGCCGCGGTGGCGCAGCTTCGCCGGCTGGGCGACGTGTTGGCCGCCACGGGAACGATCTCGCCGGACGCCGAGGGAGAGTTTTTCGACCGATGTCTGCTTCCGCCGTTGCGGCCCGAGCCACGGATCACGACGGCTCTGCGGGGCGTTCGCGTGGAACGGTTTCGCGGTCGGCCGGAGTCGATCGGCCGCACGCCGCCGGGCGCGGCGTTCGAGGCGTTTCTTGCCCCGCATCAGGCGGGCGACGGAAACGTTCGTGAGGTCAATCAGAACGAAGCCACCACCCGCGCGAAGGCACAAAGGCAAGGTCACGATGCGCGGGATTCAGACGGGAACCCCTTCCTGCGATTTGATTTTCGAGTGGCCGGCATCATTTCCAATTCGCCGACGGACTTCGCGACGGACGTAATCGTGCGCGTGGGGAGCGGCGCTGGATCATCGCGCGTGCAGCAGAACGCTCGCTGGGCCGTGTCGTGGGTGTGGGAGGCGGAAGCAGAAAACAGGGAGCGGGAAACGGGGAACGGGAAACAGGTTACAGAAGCGGGTGACCGGTTGCCGCGCACGGCTGCGCCGCGGATCGTCTCAATCCTGGTCATGGAGTACGACGAGCTTCGTGCCGATCGCGCGATGCTGACTTTCTCGCCGCAGTTCGAATCGAGCAAAGATCCGGTTGGAGCGTCCGGCGCGCAGCCCAGGTCTCGCAGTCCGCGGCTGCGGGGTCACGGGATCGCCATCGGCGATGTGAACGGCGACGGGCTTGAGGATGTCTTCGTGGCGACGGGAGCGGGGCAGGCGAATCGACTGCTGCTGCAACAGGCCGATGGGAGCGTGCGCGATTCGGCGCGCGAGTCGGGCGTGGACTGGACCGACGACGCGGGCGGGGTGCTGCTGATCGACTGGGACAACGACGGCGATGCGGACCTCGTCGCCGCGACAGGAGCGACAATTGTATTTTATGAGAACGACGGGCGTGGACGGTTCACGCTTCGCCACGCACACCTGGGGGCCGGCCCGGGGCGGTTCGGTTCGCTGGCGGCGGCGGATTTCGATCTTGACGGCGATCTGGATGTGTACGCGTGTCGCAGTATCGACTGGTTGGGCGAAGGCCCGGCGCCCCAACCGTTGTTCGACGCTTCCAACGGTCCGGCAGACGTGTTGCTTCGCAACGATGGTCCGCGCGGCTTCTCCGATGTCACCGCGGCGGTCGGTCTCGACGCGGGCAGACATCGCTTTTCAACGGCCGCGGCGTGGGCGGACTACGATGGCGACGGCGACGCGGACCTTTTTGTCGCGTCGGAATTCGCAAGTGGGCGGTTGTTTCGCAACGACGGCGGGCGCTTCGTCGACGTGACCGCGAAGAGTGGATTGGACTTCGCCGCCATCGGCCGCGCCGCCTGCTGGGCGGACTTCGACGGCGACGGCGATCTGGATTTGTTCGAGGGCAACGTGTTCAGTCCGGAGGGCAGCCGAATCGTTTTTCAGCCTCGTTTCATGGAAGGTTGCGATCCCGCTTCGCGCGTCGCCATGCAGCGGCTTCCGCAGGGCAATGCGTTGTACCTCAATCAGGGAAACGGCACGTTCCTGAATCGCGCGGACGAATCGGGCGTGCGCATTGGCGGCTGGACAAGCGGGGCGACGCCGATCGACGTAAACGGAGACGGCCTGGAAGACCTGATCGTGACGAACGGACTTGTTTCCGGCACGCGCGACGAGGATGTGTCAAATTCCTTCTGGCGACGCGTTGCTCCTGTGTTGGGCGATCCTGCACGAACCGCGGAAGGCCCACGCGCCTGGGTGGACTTGAAACGCTGGTTGCATGGGGGCATCGGCTGGGCCGGCAGGGAGCAGCCGACGGTGTTCCTGAATCTCGGAAGCGGTCAGTTCTGCGACGCGTCCATGCTGGTGGAAGGAAACTGCCCGCCGGGCGGTGCGGTGGCGGCCGTCGACTGGGACCGAGACTATGATTTAGACATTTGGGTAAACAACGGGAGCGAGACGGGCGCGAGACTCGTGAGGAACGAGCGAAGCGGCGCGTGCAGGTTTGTTTCACTTCGATTGATCGGCGAGCGGTGCAATCGTGATGCCATCGGCGCGCGGGTCTCGGCCGTGGTGGGTGGGCGCCAGCTCGTGCGAACGGTTGAGGCGGGGAGCGGTCGGCTATCGCAGTCCAGTCTTTGGGTGCACATCGGACTGGGCGAAACGGAGCAGATTGATGAATTGACGATTTCGTGGCCCGACGCGCGCCCCCCCGGCACGACCGGTTCCAAGAGCCGCTACGAGAACTTGAAATCAGGTCGCTACATGATTCGGCAAGGCGAAACACCCTTGCCGGCGCGCTAG
- the rplK gene encoding 50S ribosomal protein L11, protein MAKKKIPTAVFKVQGAGGQATPAPPIGPACGQYGVNPGQFVQQFNERSKHLNGMPVTAVVSVYADRTFDFILKSPPASVLLKSAAQVAKGAGNPLKEKVGKVTQKQVDDICKTKMNDLNCWTLESARKIIAGTARNMGIEIEG, encoded by the coding sequence ATGGCGAAGAAAAAGATTCCGACAGCGGTGTTCAAGGTGCAGGGTGCCGGTGGCCAGGCCACCCCCGCGCCGCCCATCGGTCCGGCCTGCGGTCAGTACGGCGTCAACCCCGGCCAGTTCGTGCAGCAGTTCAACGAGCGCAGCAAGCATCTGAACGGCATGCCGGTGACGGCGGTGGTCAGCGTTTATGCCGATCGCACATTTGATTTCATCCTCAAGAGTCCGCCGGCATCGGTGCTGCTCAAATCGGCGGCGCAAGTGGCCAAGGGCGCCGGCAACCCGCTGAAGGAAAAGGTCGGCAAAGTCACCCAGAAGCAGGTGGACGACATCTGCAAGACCAAGATGAACGACCTCAATTGCTGGACGCTCGAATCGGCCCGCAAGATCATCGCCGGCACCGCCCGCAACATGGGCATCGAGATCGAGGGCTGA
- a CDS encoding sodium/solute symporter (Members of the Solute:Sodium Symporter (SSS), TC 2.A.21 as described in tcdb.org, catalyze solute:Na+ symport. Known solutes for members of the family include sugars, amino acids, nucleosides, inositols, vitamins, urea or anions, depending on the system.): MIVPNPAPTMTLALCLAQARFHLLDWGVVAVYLVFTTVLGAKLAGKQATIRDFFLGGRKLPWWAVCGSTVATEISTATFVVVPAIAFAAGGNLTYLQLAIGSILARFVVGWYFVPRFYEQEIYSPYDYIGRRLGPRVKTVTTVLFLIGAVLGQGGRLFTAAFMVSIVADIDLVSAIWLMGAFSVLWAMLGGITMVIWTDVIQFTILLLGAVVALGFALHVVPGGPGEAIRLGREAGKFQFFDFSTDLSVRYTFWCGLLATTFSNLAAFGTDQVMAQRMFCCRDARDARRSIVWSSVSIGVALLMMLLGIALYAYFQHAPFTPEEAARYAAHQEYLLPIFIVRALPVGVRGLIVAAVLAAAVSTLESALAALSQTTAGPLMRRVSKWRGSADPGPRFQGELGLSKALVFAWGVVLCGMATACIGIARNYQNAIDLVLAFAGYTAGPLLGIFLLAFLKHPRDDRGLPWAVAVAVLAVFAVSVREQWGVHVVHAVVAVVAGLALLRTGFGWQHRLLIVLAITAAGALHWVDGNRFPQLMSSGVAFPWTYPLGTIITFGLGFALGRPRDAPTESQ, translated from the coding sequence ATGATCGTCCCCAACCCTGCTCCGACGATGACGCTCGCGCTCTGCCTGGCGCAGGCGCGGTTTCACCTGCTCGACTGGGGCGTCGTCGCGGTCTACCTCGTGTTCACCACGGTGCTTGGCGCGAAACTCGCCGGCAAGCAGGCGACGATTCGAGATTTTTTCCTCGGCGGGCGAAAGCTTCCGTGGTGGGCCGTCTGCGGCTCGACCGTCGCCACGGAGATTTCAACTGCGACGTTTGTCGTTGTCCCCGCCATCGCCTTCGCCGCCGGTGGCAACCTCACCTACCTTCAGCTCGCCATCGGCAGCATCCTTGCGCGATTCGTCGTCGGCTGGTACTTCGTGCCGCGATTTTACGAGCAGGAAATCTACAGCCCGTATGACTACATCGGCCGCCGCCTCGGACCGCGCGTCAAGACCGTCACGACGGTGCTGTTCTTAATCGGCGCCGTGCTTGGACAGGGCGGGCGGCTCTTCACCGCGGCCTTCATGGTCAGCATCGTCGCCGATATCGATCTGGTTTCCGCCATCTGGCTGATGGGCGCGTTCAGCGTCCTCTGGGCGATGCTTGGCGGCATCACCATGGTCATCTGGACCGATGTGATCCAGTTCACCATTCTTCTGCTCGGCGCAGTCGTCGCGCTGGGGTTCGCGCTTCATGTCGTGCCCGGCGGCCCGGGCGAGGCGATTCGACTCGGCCGTGAGGCCGGCAAGTTTCAGTTTTTCGATTTCAGCACCGATCTGTCCGTGCGCTACACGTTCTGGTGCGGCTTGCTGGCGACGACGTTCTCGAACCTCGCGGCGTTTGGCACCGATCAGGTCATGGCGCAGCGGATGTTCTGCTGTCGGGATGCGCGCGACGCCCGCCGCTCGATCGTCTGGAGCAGCGTCAGCATCGGGGTCGCCCTGCTCATGATGCTGCTGGGCATCGCGTTGTACGCCTATTTCCAGCATGCGCCGTTTACGCCCGAGGAAGCAGCCCGGTACGCCGCGCATCAGGAGTATCTGCTCCCGATCTTCATCGTTCGCGCTCTGCCCGTCGGTGTGCGCGGCTTGATAGTCGCGGCTGTGCTCGCGGCGGCGGTTTCCACGCTCGAATCGGCCCTGGCCGCGCTGTCGCAGACGACCGCCGGGCCGCTGATGCGACGCGTGTCGAAATGGCGCGGCTCGGCCGATCCCGGACCGCGCTTTCAGGGCGAATTGGGCCTTTCCAAGGCGCTTGTCTTCGCATGGGGCGTCGTACTCTGCGGCATGGCGACCGCCTGCATCGGCATCGCGCGGAACTATCAGAACGCCATCGACCTCGTGCTGGCCTTTGCGGGCTATACGGCCGGTCCGCTGCTGGGGATCTTCCTGCTGGCGTTTTTGAAGCATCCGCGCGACGACCGCGGGCTGCCCTGGGCCGTGGCGGTGGCCGTTCTCGCGGTTTTCGCCGTGTCGGTTCGTGAACAATGGGGGGTGCACGTGGTGCACGCTGTCGTGGCGGTTGTTGCCGGGCTTGCGCTGTTGCGCACCGGATTTGGATGGCAACACCGACTGCTGATCGTTCTGGCCATCACCGCCGCCGGAGCGTTGCACTGGGTGGATGGAAATCGATTCCCGCAGCTGATGTCGTCGGGTGTGGCCTTTCCGTGGACGTACCCACTGGGCACGATCATCACCTTCGGGCTGGGATTCGCGCTGGGCCGGCCGAGGGACGCGCCGACGGAGAGCCAATGA
- a CDS encoding ATP-binding cassette domain-containing protein: MSASRTDAVAINGVTKTFGAFTAVNDLTLHVPAGSVYGFIGPNGSGKTTTLRMIMRIFHPDRGTIRVLGEDATAGAAACDRIGYLPEERGLYRKMKVIDVLEFYAALKGARGMRGEIATWLKRLELPGVENKKVEALSKGMAQKVQFIATVLHKPELVILDEPFSGLDPVNMDVLKDAVLDLKRAGATVLFSTHDMDVAERMCDFVFMIFKGQKVLDGTLEQIKSQYGADTLRVRLGGNGVAFDRLPGVERVNDFGQFQELRVRSGADPQAVLRALVDHGRVEHFEIARPSLHDIFVRIARPSPEEVAP, translated from the coding sequence ATGTCAGCTTCCCGCACCGACGCCGTGGCCATCAACGGCGTCACCAAGACCTTCGGCGCGTTCACGGCGGTGAACGATCTCACGCTGCACGTGCCCGCCGGGTCGGTCTACGGCTTCATCGGGCCGAACGGCTCGGGCAAGACGACGACCCTGCGCATGATCATGCGCATCTTCCACCCCGATCGCGGCACGATTCGGGTTCTGGGCGAAGACGCGACGGCCGGCGCGGCGGCCTGCGATCGGATCGGGTACCTGCCCGAGGAGCGCGGGCTGTATCGCAAGATGAAGGTGATCGACGTGCTGGAGTTTTACGCGGCGTTGAAGGGCGCGCGGGGCATGCGCGGGGAGATCGCAACCTGGCTCAAACGGCTGGAGCTTCCCGGCGTCGAGAACAAGAAAGTCGAGGCGCTCTCCAAAGGCATGGCGCAGAAGGTGCAGTTCATCGCGACGGTGCTGCACAAACCGGAGCTGGTCATTCTTGACGAACCGTTCAGCGGGCTGGACCCGGTGAACATGGACGTGCTGAAGGATGCGGTGCTGGACCTGAAGCGGGCCGGTGCGACGGTGCTGTTCTCGACGCACGACATGGACGTGGCCGAGCGGATGTGCGATTTCGTGTTCATGATCTTCAAAGGTCAGAAAGTGCTGGACGGCACGCTGGAGCAGATCAAGAGCCAGTACGGTGCCGACACGCTGCGGGTGCGATTGGGCGGGAACGGCGTGGCGTTCGATCGGTTGCCGGGCGTGGAGCGCGTCAACGATTTCGGGCAATTCCAGGAGTTGCGCGTGCGCAGTGGCGCCGATCCGCAGGCGGTGTTGCGGGCGCTGGTCGATCACGGGCGCGTCGAGCATTTCGAGATCGCCCGGCCGAGTTTGCACGATATCTTCGTTCGGATCGCGCGGCCGTCGCCGGAGGAGGTCGCCCCATGA
- a CDS encoding VCBS repeat-containing protein produces MNPRNLSYCLMVGLFCAGGSAHGQWVTFQNQSGVRINAAPAVSTADPEEKDYAWGDVDQDGDVDLVCVRKNPFSTPGGKTNVLFMNVNGVLTDQTATYATASDVPGDQGFLTETNDRDVLLVDLDLDGWLDIVTATTVSDGLSKVIGHPRIYRNLGEIGGVWQGFRHEDFRIPQMLSVNNVVANPRFCSVAVGDVTGDGYPDIYFGDYDSGQTGPSENPNNDFDNKLLVNLGAGNPGVFVDQSTMRMGSSFNYPGVGVRNYLYSTFGAASIICDINGDGINDVVKQTALTPPQHVAVVMNDPSNVGFFNNYKIVNSQAPYFVSAGDLNNDNRLDLVTTDDNADRYLLNTGNDANGAPNFNTFSFSFQAGGDDGFGSQSIIVDLNNDGWKDVFISDVDVDGFGCIRRAHIYRNLGNAPNVTLREDSPSVIPTGNLVGTYHSAIFDINGDGYNDIVLGRCNTMEVWINIPPVSINYTFIGGAPQAVEPATARLLEVDVVPVNGALQPGSVTLFYSINGGAFSSTPMTHVSGDRYTASLPAAECGDFIRYYIRGQLVGGGTFYSPSTAPAATYRATVATGEAVSLESFEVSDAGWTVQNDPSLTGGAWVRVDPVGTISGVNQAQPEDDYEGPPNVMCWVTGQGVPGGAVGAADVDGGPTHLISPPIDLSGSDAVIRYARWFFGSTGDSMVVAVSNDNGVNWTTVETITTSASAWTLASFRVSDYFQNQALSANVRVRFSVADTGTNTTCEGAIDAFEVTSTVCEAGCNCPGNTNGDGQRNGLDIAGFVNCLLGNPGVCSCADINNNGLDMNDIPLFVNEILNGQDCAS; encoded by the coding sequence TTGAATCCCCGAAACCTGTCGTATTGCCTGATGGTCGGACTTTTCTGTGCCGGGGGGTCGGCACATGGGCAATGGGTGACGTTCCAGAACCAATCCGGGGTCCGTATCAACGCGGCGCCGGCGGTCAGTACGGCCGATCCGGAAGAGAAGGACTACGCCTGGGGCGACGTGGACCAGGACGGCGATGTGGATCTGGTTTGCGTTCGCAAGAATCCGTTTTCAACCCCGGGCGGCAAGACGAATGTCCTGTTCATGAACGTCAACGGCGTGTTGACGGATCAGACCGCCACCTACGCCACGGCATCGGACGTTCCGGGCGATCAGGGATTCCTGACGGAGACGAATGATCGCGACGTGCTGCTGGTCGATCTGGACCTCGATGGCTGGCTGGACATCGTCACGGCGACGACCGTGAGCGACGGGTTGTCGAAGGTGATCGGCCACCCGCGGATCTACCGCAACCTCGGCGAGATCGGCGGCGTCTGGCAGGGTTTCCGCCATGAGGATTTCCGCATTCCGCAGATGTTGAGCGTCAACAACGTCGTGGCGAATCCGCGATTCTGCTCGGTGGCGGTCGGTGATGTAACGGGCGACGGTTACCCGGATATTTACTTTGGCGATTACGACAGCGGCCAGACCGGTCCGAGCGAAAACCCCAACAACGACTTTGACAACAAACTGCTGGTCAATCTCGGAGCGGGCAATCCCGGTGTGTTTGTTGACCAGAGCACCATGCGCATGGGCAGCTCGTTCAACTACCCCGGCGTGGGCGTTCGCAACTATCTGTACTCGACGTTCGGCGCGGCCAGCATCATCTGCGATATCAACGGCGACGGCATCAACGACGTGGTCAAGCAGACAGCCCTGACGCCGCCGCAGCACGTGGCCGTCGTGATGAACGATCCGAGCAACGTCGGCTTCTTCAACAATTACAAGATCGTCAATTCGCAGGCGCCGTATTTCGTCAGCGCCGGCGATCTGAACAACGACAACCGGCTCGATCTCGTCACGACCGACGACAACGCCGACCGGTACCTGTTGAACACGGGCAACGACGCGAACGGCGCGCCGAACTTCAACACGTTTTCGTTCTCGTTCCAGGCGGGCGGGGACGACGGCTTCGGCAGCCAGTCGATCATCGTCGACCTGAACAATGACGGCTGGAAGGATGTGTTCATCTCCGACGTGGACGTGGACGGCTTCGGCTGCATACGGCGGGCGCACATTTACCGCAATCTTGGCAATGCGCCGAACGTGACGCTTCGCGAGGATAGCCCGTCGGTCATCCCGACCGGCAATCTCGTCGGCACGTATCACTCGGCGATCTTCGACATCAACGGCGACGGCTACAACGACATCGTCCTGGGCCGCTGCAATACGATGGAAGTCTGGATCAACATTCCGCCGGTCTCGATCAATTACACGTTCATCGGCGGCGCGCCCCAGGCGGTGGAGCCGGCGACGGCCCGCCTGCTGGAAGTCGACGTGGTCCCGGTCAACGGCGCGTTGCAGCCCGGCAGCGTCACTCTTTTCTACAGCATCAACGGCGGAGCGTTCAGCTCGACTCCGATGACGCACGTCAGCGGCGATCGCTACACGGCCTCCCTGCCGGCGGCCGAGTGCGGTGATTTCATCCGCTATTACATCCGCGGCCAGTTGGTTGGCGGGGGAACCTTCTACAGCCCGTCCACTGCGCCCGCGGCAACCTATCGCGCGACCGTCGCGACGGGTGAGGCGGTTTCACTCGAAAGCTTCGAAGTGAGCGATGCCGGCTGGACCGTGCAGAATGATCCATCCCTGACGGGTGGCGCGTGGGTGCGCGTTGATCCAGTTGGAACCATCAGCGGCGTCAACCAGGCACAGCCCGAAGACGACTACGAGGGTCCGCCCAACGTGATGTGCTGGGTCACCGGTCAAGGTGTCCCCGGCGGCGCGGTGGGCGCGGCGGACGTCGACGGAGGGCCGACGCACCTGATCTCGCCTCCGATCGACCTGTCGGGTTCCGACGCGGTCATTCGCTATGCCCGGTGGTTTTTCGGCAGCACCGGCGACAGCATGGTAGTCGCCGTCAGCAATGACAACGGCGTCAATTGGACGACCGTCGAGACGATCACGACCAGCGCATCGGCCTGGACGCTTGCCTCGTTCCGCGTGAGTGATTACTTCCAGAACCAGGCGCTCTCCGCCAATGTTCGCGTGCGGTTCTCCGTCGCGGACACCGGCACGAACACGACCTGCGAAGGTGCGATCGACGCGTTTGAAGTCACCAGTACGGTGTGTGAAGCGGGTTGCAATTGCCCCGGCAACACCAACGGCGACGGCCAGCGCAACGGTTTGGACATCGCCGGTTTCGTGAATTGCCTCCTCGGCAACCCGGGCGTCTGCTCGTGCGCGGACATCAACAACAACGGGCTGGATATGAACGATATCCCGCTCTTTGTTAACGAGATCCTCAACGGTCAGGACTGCGCCAGTTAG
- a CDS encoding OmpA family protein, with protein MNKYQRLTMLAVFGGLALTSVGCVSRDEFLRTEFARRKAAERADAAERDLADERNRVLSLEAERDALRRELDTKSAMNETLLAENKRLDEFARKLQAQMDDVLKKGVGGIEVVEVKLPPELDKALKDLAAQYPDAIEYDAQRGAVRWKSDLTFDKGSDHVKDSVKQAMQAFANIVNSSAASQFEVIVVGHTDNLPIGPITAKSHPTNWHLSSHRAIAVMFALKSFGVDYHRMGVMGYGEHRPRVPNPPRGGAEENRRVEIFLVSSKEMVPGMQANAGTTSSRRTATDAASLETPKTLAGDINAEEFENP; from the coding sequence GTGAACAAGTATCAACGACTCACCATGCTCGCCGTGTTCGGCGGTCTCGCGCTCACGTCGGTCGGATGTGTCTCGCGCGACGAGTTCCTGCGGACGGAGTTCGCGCGGCGCAAGGCGGCCGAGCGTGCCGATGCGGCCGAGCGTGATCTGGCCGACGAGCGCAACCGCGTGCTTTCACTGGAGGCCGAGCGCGATGCCCTGCGACGCGAGCTTGACACCAAGTCGGCGATGAACGAGACGCTGCTGGCCGAGAACAAGCGGCTGGACGAGTTCGCCCGCAAGCTTCAGGCGCAGATGGACGACGTGCTGAAGAAAGGCGTCGGCGGGATCGAAGTGGTGGAAGTGAAACTGCCGCCGGAACTGGACAAGGCGTTGAAAGACCTCGCGGCGCAGTATCCCGATGCCATCGAGTATGACGCGCAGCGCGGCGCCGTTCGCTGGAAGAGCGATCTGACGTTCGACAAGGGCAGCGATCATGTCAAGGATTCGGTCAAGCAGGCGATGCAGGCCTTCGCCAACATCGTGAATTCGTCGGCGGCCAGCCAGTTTGAGGTCATCGTCGTCGGCCACACCGACAACCTGCCGATCGGTCCGATCACGGCAAAGAGCCATCCGACGAACTGGCACCTCTCGAGCCATCGCGCGATCGCGGTGATGTTTGCCCTGAAGAGCTTCGGCGTCGACTACCATCGCATGGGGGTCATGGGCTACGGCGAGCACCGCCCGCGCGTTCCGAACCCGCCACGCGGCGGCGCGGAGGAAAATCGACGCGTGGAGATTTTCCTCGTGAGCAGCAAGGAGATGGTCCCCGGCATGCAGGCCAACGCCGGCACGACTTCGTCGCGCCGAACGGCGACGGACGCCGCCTCGCTGGAAACGCCGAAGACGCTTGCCGGCGATATCAATGCCGAGGAATTCGAAAATCCGTAA